The following DNA comes from Mya arenaria isolate MELC-2E11 chromosome 11, ASM2691426v1.
CTTTATTAATAGTAACTCAAAAactatcttttttttattggaaagtAAAGATGAATAGATAggattttataaaatgattgtCTCAAATCAAACATGACATATTTCAAAGCTGTATCACTATTATTATAATGGCAATTAATACCGCTCCAAATCTTGCAATTTTGTTAAACCCACATTGCTTAAAGCAGTAATAAAATGAGATGTCGTATGATgggaatataataaaaacttcATACTAACATGTTAGCAGACGAGTATGAAAACCCCTTCTTCCATACCTGTATACAAGAGCTAGAATGTTCAACATAGTAGCCACGTCCGGATGATCGTGACCACTTGTCTTCTCCAAATCTTCAAGCGCCTGTTTACACAGGGGCACAGCTACCTCGTAACGACCCTGTGAGGCATACTGGATGACTAGATTGTGGAGTGTACGTAGTCGCGCTGGAATCTCGTACCCTCCGCTTGCAGCCTGCGCCATGGCACTGGGCTGGGAAGGAGACAGGgctgaaatacaaacaaattgtTGGTAAATGAggcaattaaatatatatcaatgataaAAAGGGAGACGAAGACAACAGCAATTGAACAAGGGTTGTTTGAACAATAGAAAGAAGGTGGCATTTCTTAGAGGTATATTTAttctgaaacattttattttttgcacagAATAATTCATGAAAACTCAATCATGTTCCTAGCTTTAATCTTAATTCATAACATAAATCAGTTCAGCTCAATTTAACCCTTGAATACTTGAAGAACCTTCAATAAGAcgaattttcatatttttacatttttaaactatatatacgACAATAATCTACCCTTATCTAGCCACGTACCTTCTGGGTTGTTAGGCTCGTCATCATCCTCTGGGAAGCCGAGGTCGAGGTTCTGTGACGTGCTTGATTCAGACTGGTCTTTGCTCTCTTCAGTCtgtgaaatggaaaaaatatatgtatatatattaaggAGTTTGAATTTTGCAAATTGTGGGAGTTTTTCTAAATAACTGGAATTTTGCAAATCAGATGTCATCTTCCAGAAGCACCCATCATTTCTCCAGTAAAGGTAACCATGAACCTGACCTTTGGCCTACGGAATCCAAAATGAGAATAGGTCATTAACTCATTTACCGTCTATGACAAATCTGTATATCTAGTTTGAAGACTTCACAACAAATCATAAAATCCCTATGTGTCTTTGATGCCTTCCAGGCAACACAAAAATCAGATagacattatttattatttatttaccgGGCACAGTCTGGAGGGTGCCAGGGTACGATTTTAGTACATGGTTTTCAAACAATACAGCAGTTTCACATCTGGTGCTTTTCTGTTTTTTAATTGGCCTTGGAACCTGCTTGTTAAAGTGATTAAAAGGGATATTTGTTctcaatgtgtttttttttcatttgtgatGTTCCCCACCTTTGTGACTTAGCTCACATAATCAGACAGCCTTTTCATCATTTCATTTTGCAAATGATAAAGTAACTTCTGAACTGTACTTGCTTTTGTTTCAGATAATATGGTTCCTTTGTGAAACTTTTAAATAGGGAAGAAACTGTGTATTTACTATTCAATCTCAAGTTCATTTTGCAgcatgaaatgtaaataaagataCCAGATAGAAATTGACAATCTGGTACCCAGGTTAAAACTTTCAACACATCTATTGccataatgatgtttttttcaaagcattaaTACCTAAAAGGGATATTTGTTctcaatgtgtttttttttcatttgtgatGTTCCCCACCTTTGTGACTTAGCTCACATAATCAGACAGCCTTTTCATCATTTCATTTTGCAAATGATAAAGTAACTTCTGAACTGTACTTGCTTTTGTTTCAGATAATTTGGTTCCTTTGTGAAACTTTTAAATAGGGAAGAAACTGTGTATTTACTATTCTATCTGAAGTTCATTTTGCAgcatgaaatgtaaataaagataCCAGCTAGAAATTGACAATCTGGTACCCAGGTTAAAACTTTCAACCCATCCATTGCCATAATGATGTTttttcaaagcatttatacCTACTGACTGTGTTTCATTTGTGTCATATCCTCATGCAAAACCCATCAATTGGGTGTAACGTGACATGTGTCATATCATTGATACCCATTGAACGAGTTTCATTTGTGTCGTATCTGCATTACCTATCATTTGAGTGTCACATGTGTCACATCATTTAAACACACTAGGTTCATCTGTGTCATATCATCAATACCAAACAATTGAGTTTCATTTGATTGATATCATAAATACCCACCGATTGAGATTCATTTGTGTCATATTTTTTCATCTCGTTCATAAACTCTAGATGTTTTTTCTCCTCCTCCAGAATGGCCACCCTTTGTTCACTAAGCTGCAGTTTCTGCTGGGTGGCGTCTAGTTCGTCTCGTAACCAGCCGTTCTCCTGACACAAGCGACGGACCTTCGCACGTAGCTTCTGTTTTTCTGCCTCCACATGCTCATGGTGTTGGGCTAGAGACATCATGACCTGTGTTTACCAAATTAGACGGATATAAAATATGTCTTGAATATTttacacatgtgcatattgtaaCAAGTAAGAATGGAATAAGTTTCATGAGAATATCTTGAAgaagtttttgagttatggccttgGTTAAAGTTTCTGCATCGGCATCATGACCtgcttttattaaataagaaagataaaaTGTGTGTCTTGaatattgtttatacaaaacaagtgtgTATTGTAACATgtaacatttgtacaaagtttcatgagaAAGGCTTGAAGTGAAAGATTTTGTATTTAAGCCAAGGTTCAAGTTTTTGCACGTAGATGACAACTTCAAGTCTATGGCAGTAACTTGATTTCTTCTTTGAACTAATGTTTAGCTAATAAAATTTTTGaagcaagttttttttatcaaaattcatattGATTTAAAGTATCATATCACAAAATAGCATGTGTTGTTCATAAGTAGCTGAAACTATATCTCTTAAGACCTTGtaatttttttgacattttgaagcAATTCACCCCTtttcagtcatcgaaattagacatttggatgaacaagcccaattTTGTACACtagtgcttggcatcaaatCTTTCATCAAACCTTACCATACAAAAtcaagaatttgagcaagctcagatagcattttaccagtgcaggccTTGTCAGCTTTTGCTATTTCTATCACTGCTTTCTACCCATTCAAAACCTTACCTGAGCTTCACTAAGACCCAGCTCAATGGTCTCGAGGGATTTCTTGAGGATGTTTGTCTTCTCCTCCATGAGGTTTGTGTCTCCCTTCTCCTGCTTCACGGACTTGAGGGAGGTAAGCAGGCCGCTGAGGATCTGCTGGTGCTCGTTTTTCAGGGTGTCCAGACCCTGAATCACCGTCTTGGTGTTCGCCATGATGTCCTCTTGGGAGAGAGACGACATCTTCCCAATCTCCTCTATACGTTTACTGTAAAGGAGAAGAGAAAACATTCtataaattttgttataatttcaatAGAGGAAATGTTTTATACAGCTTAGCAGATTTGACATATGCAGCAGTGCTTTTAAGACAAATTGCTTGAACAAATCAGAAGCGAAGTGACAGGCCATCAAGAAAAGCAATTTCTCTTAACAGATCAATTTTCAAGATTCTTTATCATATTTTACCAGGACAAATCTGAACAACCATGAATCagacaaaatttattttaagaaggctATATTTGCTTGCGGCTGGTTCTTATTGAAAAAACTGATGCAACTGTTCATTAGCAGTTACCGTGGAATTGATTATGAAATTCACACCAATATCTTATtcataacaagagctgtcacagagacagcgcgctcgactattccgccacttttcagtgtaaggattgaaaaaatttggcgaaacatgcatggatcactgttagattagatttcaatgcaatacatgatgtgcggagatattaacataaatgtggttacatgcaaaattttaaccagaatttttaagtgtaataataaacggccattatttgcaaaacacagttatctaacttgattattcaaataggttgggtggttgaataccattgtataaagtctcaatgcaatacatcaagtagttgctgagatattatcctcctatgtgtgctaacatgcaagaccttaacaagaatttctaagtcgcataataaaggggcaacaattatataatatgaaagatagagttatcttacttgattaaataagaaggttcaATAGTTGGGaccctgtgtgtaaagtttcaatgcaatacatgatgtatttgctgaagcattgactttAAAGTGGTTActtgcaaaaccttaaccagaatttccatgttaaataaaaaggggccattatttgaatttaatgcaaacttgagttatcttacttggttatttaagcagattggatggttgagtaccattttttaaagtctcaatgcaactCATCCAATAGTTGCTGAGAtgttaacctatgtgtgcttacatgcaaaaccttcaccagaatttctaagtcaaataataaaggcctattattggcattaaatgcaaagtagagttatcaaacttggttaattaagtagtttggatggttgagtaccattgtataaagtctcaatgcaatacctcaagtagttgctgagatattaacctatgtgtgcttgcacgcaaaaccttaaccaaggggtgacgccgacgcttgggtgagtagtattaagctctccttattcttcgaatagtcgagctaaaaactcaagtaagcaaaaaatatttctaaaagaaAACTCACAACTTAAAGTCAGTATTCAATATAAACTTTATCCTTAGACTTTGAcgtgcctcagtgattccattcagcctttTGGTCAGTGAGCTAAATATACACGCCAATCAAAATACTTCTAATTGAAACTGTAAGTTCAATGTAAGGTGTTTATTGAATACAGACCGTGGATTATTATTTTAGATCTTTTAAATGTGCCCAATATCTTAGACTCAAGAGAATCTTATGACATTTCACAGAACTTTTTTAATCATAGAATGTCGTTTTACCATTAACTACATTATCAGGGCTTTATCTATAGTAGGCACGGGTCCGACTAACGGACCGGGTCCGACTAACGGacccatcccccccccccaaaaaaaaatatatatatatatatcttcagaaaaaaatcccaatcaaaagtaacagaaatcattgatttccatcacattcagagatcagtatgaaatattatctgtcatgatttattgcaatagatatttacaccccaaggattgatatttcagttgtttcaggtcttttgaaagggaaaagaaactaatatttaataatttcctcatttgAAGGATActgaaaagcttgttcttttaactgtaaaatttcccaatttagGCATATTTCGTGACGCAAATTTTcacaaaatgtctagggtctttttcccaaaatgggtgGAAAAGGCCCTGATTATAAATGGCTAATGTCTGATACCAGAATTATTTGAAACAGTACAAATCATACATCTACAAAACCTTTAATTGAATTTGTTAGTACATGTTACTTACCAAAATTTCttctttgtttacaatatatgttAATTTCACCATTattgtgaaaatatcaatacaaaaacattgaaattaaaagtcAGTTCTAATTTGAACTTACTAAGTTTTTTACCTGTCAATAAACTTCTGCCCTTAGGAACAATAAATATCACACTTGATTATTTCTCTGACATTTACACAGTCTTAGTCATTGCAATTATATGAGACATTCATGTTGCACTTTACTCCAATTGAAGATTGAAATTTAAAGGGACATTGTCCAAAGTTTTGTGTTAGAAatgaggttttttttttaatttgttgaaattgagttaaatataacttacttttatgaataaacacaaaaaagcaACTGACAGATGCCCATTCAAAAacagaattttgtaattttatccTGCTCTAAACATCATTCAATTCACAATAgcatttctaacatttttagCAAGGTAgagcattttatttcatttctttttaacttttaaagatgttttatcattgaatcaAGCATTTTCctcacattttattaaaaaaaaccataACAATGTATGACCCTATTAATAGGAATGAATCCCTTTAACATTCTGAAAGCAACATTGTACACAGTATTCCAAAATGCTTAGCTGGGCCTGAATTTGACTTTATTTGAAGTATGACAAAACTTGTCTATCATCACTTCAATATTATCTGCCATCAGGCCCGAATTTTCTTCACATAATCTTCAGCTTAACACTGGTTTTATTATCTGTCTTCATTAAAGCCAGATATTATCTGCTTCaacatgattttttaaacaatttaacagctaattgattatatttaaaattaagtgTCATTCAATGTTAAACAAGTCTTAGAACTTATAACAGTTCTACCAAAACTAAAATAGTGTGCTTAGCTTGATACTGTCATAAGAAAATTAAGATtgttcaagaaataaaaatcaagaGTTATTATAAGATGCAGTGATTAAGGCCTGTGTTTAGATAAGATGCTCATAATTTATAATGCTCTCAGATTCGAAAAAGAGAGCTCTGCAGCTGTTAGCCATTTCCTACCCTATAAACCCTAAAATATGAGAACACATTTTACAAGACAGCTTTacatgatgaaaatatgttctGCAACCTACAGGAGCCATGTCCATCAATACATTTCTTATTCAAACATTTCCGAGCATGTCCGACCTCTTGCAGCTGAATCATACAGGAGAATCAATACCATCTAGTTGTTTTAAGCCCAAAACGTGTTGCATATAACTAACAACAGAGTATTACTCACAGTTTGTAGATCCTGGCAGTTTCTGATTCAATCATGGCTAACACAGAAGTTCTGTTATCCATTCCATAAAAATCCTTACTAAGATCACAGATTTACTAACATAACTGTTCCAGTAAAATATGCACTCTGAATCAACAAGAGAAATCCAATTTAAGCTGGGAAGGGAGTCTGCCTAGAAATCAATACCCATGTTCACTGTAAAGACTCCCAACTCACTTACTCACACACTCTGAGAGCTTCCAGAAAGAATATTCACTTAACCGGCATTAAGTACATGTGCAATACCAATAAACGCTTTTTTGTAATCTTGAATGGAAGTTGTGTTAACAACTTAACACTGGGCAATATGCGTAATTAAAGCAAGCTGATGCCCCTATATAGGAAAAATGGACATATCCGATTATGGATATTTCCAATATGGGCAAATCTATCGGGAGACTGGTATGGGGAGACAATATTGATTACGTGATATGGTGCCAGAAATCAATAGCAACAAACCAATAATTCCCATGCATCGGAAATAACTGAGGGTTCTTGACATCCATATTGGGCGAAAAAAATCGAACATTGCTACAGTCAATGTTCCAAAACAACATCTATTAATAATGGCAGTTCACGAGGAAACTATTTTGAATAGTTAATGCTTActttaaaaagaatgaatattaatcatttttgtattgtttacacTTATTTAATTCATCTTGATTGTGGAAATAAGCTGATACGAGTTATTCACACACTTAAGTGTCCAACTAGAAAAGGCCAGAAAAAGTGCACCTGTTGaacccccccccaaaaaacacTTGGGCGAGTGCTAAGATCTTCTATATCAGAATTAGTTCAAACCAATACCAGTAGAACTTTCTCATCCTCACAATAAGGGTGAGATAAAGCATTCTACCTTTTTGAATGCTATTTCAGAATCAGTTCAAACTCTTTCAACTTTCTTTATCATACGACCAACACCCCTGCACAGACAGATTATTGTGAAGATATATTACTTTTACTTACTAACGATTAAAAAGCCTATTGACTTATTCCTATTGACTATTTTTGAGACTAATTTCTCAGAAAGAGTAAAAGTGCTGGAGCCTTTACTTCAGATGACCATTTCATCATACTAAAACCAAATCAGGAACACAGAAAGTGAAAATGCCAATGCTCGCACTCAGGgtataactaaaaaaatatttttcgccACAAGGAGTCAACAATGATTTGCTACATATGCAAAATGCACATctgaattatttgtttcatattcatGTACTTAGTTTTACAagaatatcatatttttgagATATGGCTAAAGGTTGGACAGTTATACTATAACTTCACAGCACTATACATGACACAAATAGGGTTTTGGCAAGGCAGTTTTAGTACGGGCATGTCCCCCTGCCCTGTTTTGGTCACCCCGCCCCACACACACCCCCAACCCCTAAGCCGTTATGAGACCAACATGTGCATGCCTTTGCCATACCGAAActgataaggcctaaaaaaaaaatacatttggttcgggttacccgaccctacctacggaataggcgccgaccctaccgtttttatagtcagtttgaaaaaaaatgaaaaacaaaaaaaaaaaaaaaaaaaaaaaaaaaaaaaaaatctcgtttttttttaaattgctttttaatattaagtttaaaccttaaatgcttatacagaagatagctttaacaccattctccaatgatgaaaattattttcttatataaaacctaataaaaaaaataaataaaaaaaaataaaaagcctacctaccctacctattttttttaaggatgtaaccctaaccacacaatttttttttttaggccttacttatgattaataatcaaatatttatttaagaaatctTATAATAAGTTATTGTACACACATAAATGTATAccaacaaactttaaaaaaacatgtttggcaactatgtgttttttttccccCATTAGCAACTTGTTCTTTTTCTGCAGCTGCCTCCCTTCCCTCGCCCTTTTTATAAACTGGCAAAAAGTCTTAGACACGTATCTACAACAACTTGTCAACCTTAATCTTGGCAATAAGGTGAGTTAATAAAAAGAATACCAGTGTCTCCCTTTCCTAGCACTACCTGGCATTTGAGGTTAGTTTTTGGAAATTTTGAGCACTGGCCCAAACCCATGATAGTCAGTTGTCGGTTATGAATTGGAGTGGTCACTTGGTATGTCAGAAAAAAGAGGGCTATTTGACGAGATTGGTTacatatcacatgcatatttcaGTGTGTTTTTCACCTTTCTTGAATGGGGCCAAAGCcctacaattttgaaaaaagtgacACAAAACTATGAAAAAGACAGATTATTAAAACTTAGCTAGAAATGAGATTTGTTcgttgaagaaaaataaaatacaaatccTTTTCACAggaaacaaaatgcaaacatgaaagCAGAAGTTATTTGAAAGAATGACTATTATAAATACACGAGATAATGAATGCAGGAAACCTCAAATTCTGTCCCCGGCCCCCCTCCCCTGAAATATTGAAACATCTTACATGatatcagttttttttaccAGACACTTAACTGGCAGGAACGCATTTATAATCCAAACTGTTCCCAGAGTTCTTGGTAATATTTTTCTCAAAGCacttaaacatgcattttaaaacagaaGGCCCGAGGAGTAAACACAAACACTGGTCTATTTTGTTCTCTCTCAGTCAAGCAAGGGGCATAATTAGGCAATTaataaagcaagagttatgggccttgccatacatacatgattgtgtgTATTGCCTCTAGCcatatgtgtaccaagtttcatttaaatatcttgactaaattttaagatttatgaatgtttttcgAAAATGATGCCAATTACATTGATGTTGTCGTCTACGACACCAATACTTAACAATACCctaacattttttattcagCACAACATAAGAGCTTAAAACATATACCTTCACTTTCAGTGTCAAACAAAAATCAACCATTAACATAATCTAGACCTACCAACCTCTGAACTTTAAAGATCATACCATGCTGTAACCTTACAACCACAGATGTACAATAAACGTAAAACTTCAccaaaaaaatcaagaaatcaattgtcaacatttaaacaaatatgaacaGTACCCTGTCATAATTGATGAGGTATTCCAAATTAATCTTCAAGTAAATTGTTTTCACTTCGCGGGGCATTGCCGACTCATCCAGCGACAAGGCACCAGACATTATTGATCACAGACCTAACAGCATCCTTGCTAGGCATGCAAACATCAATGGAACATCAGGTGACAAGGCAAGATACATTGAACACATTGAAGAAAGGTAcctttaaatctgcactctcacaaattgactgtctttacaactttttatcttttttgtcATGTAATTAGCCAATTATTGCAATAATGTCTGGacaccagtggtataagactgctgagaaaaagatcagatcaaagtttcaaaatttacattaaaaagttTTATGTCAAAAATCTCATTTTGCATTAAGCATtaataacgcttttagccattaacattatttcaaaagtaaatacgaaaactgcgatctgctcttttgtcagcagtcttatattaaagTCCAACATTAAAGCAAAAATTggctatttccaagacaaatgtttttaaaatttgtcaaaacgttcaatctttgagagtacagctttaaagggactcgttcacagaTTTGGTGTCAGCAACACAATTTTTTAAGCTTCATTGAAAGTAAGCTTTTTAacttacttttatgaacaaatatcaaacagCCAGAATGGCAGGTACTCCTTTgaacagaattttgtaaatccaagcctAAAACTATGTTACGTaaagttttttttgcaaaatagcgCATATCctgtaacattttgaaataattattaacaaatgaaCTCTCAGTCATGGAGATGAAACATTGAACGAACAAGTCTGAATTCTTATaatattgcttggcatcaaactTTAACAAGCCcagctatataaaattcaggaATTGAACAAGCCTGGAGGTCATTTTACCAATGGAAAACTTGCGAGCTTGGGTTTAAATTTCGaccatggttacaattaactggtgcaatttatatgtatatatatgtatgaaacaAAGTGCTATCTACATACATATATGTGACACAGGGCATGGGATTATTTCATATCTTTCGAGTGAGGGTTGTATTGATGAATGTACAGTGTGTGCATGTTTCTGATTTTCAGTAACcagaatataataaaatcttcaatttAAATTACACATATTTTATGAGCTCATGAACAATGCAATGAGAATTTATGAACCACATATTTTATGAGCTCATGAACAATGCAATGATAATTTATGAACCACATATTTTATGAGCTCATGAACAATGCAATGAGAATTTATGAACATTAAGTCTTCTCGAGTATCTAGATAAAAACACACTGATCCATCTATTTAGTCTACTGGAATATCTGGATAAAAACACAGATCAATCTACCAATATGACAGGCCTTTAGCCCTTTATTTTAGGCAATTTTTAAGCATTTACACATACAAATGGGAAAATTCAATGTGTGCACCTTTTTTCAATTTGGAAGTAGCTGAATTACTTACGGCCCCTTATAAAGAAGGTGAAAAGGCCCTGTGTAATGACTATGAAATGTGAAGATGTGCAAGagtttataaatatgaaagaatTTGTAACATGTTGTgttcaaacttcatacagtCTGTGCCTCTGAAAAGAATTCTAAGATCACaggtcaaaattatatttatagatCCTTCAGTATTGTTCAGTATATTTAgtcattttgaaacattaattaagtaTGCAACTGGGTTTTATTGTTTGCATGCTCTGtgattttattaatatcttaaatgtGCATGAGTTGTTAAATATAGTGTATGCAAATctgttttcattcaaaatatgattaatgaattaattacaaaatttaatgcataaaatgcaaaatcaatTTAGACTATAAGAAATTTAAAGCTGGAAGATAACTTGCAAAACCAACCATGCACACTATAGGACTTTCTGTGCTGAATAATCCTTAAataaaatctttcttttttattgtgaaTTAATGGCATGTtgaacttaaaatatgttttgggtTCCTTTCTAACTTTGTGCGAAAGGTATGTATACGAAAGGTATGTATACGTGTTACAAAAAGTTTACATATAGGATATCTACAGAATACAGAGGTGGGTATATGTTTCCTAACCTCTCCACCATCTTCCCGGACACATCACCATCAGTATCTAACCCTCCATCACTAGAAAACATGCATAGAATATCAACACTTTTATCTCGTTTATGAGGAAAACCTTTGTCAAAAAATTGATGGTCCTCCTCCATTTTTTATATGacaaacatgcataacaaaTCACAATAGGTCGCATTTCTTTAATACTACTTTTAgccaaaatcaaaacaaacttgCTCAAGGGATCTTATCTCTTACTTTTCGTTACTGTATTGGCTGAGTAACTGAGGAATGTTTAAGCATTACAAGAAGGTTATGTATAGAGTATCTACAGAATACAGAGGTGGGTATATGTTTCCTAACCTCTCCTCCATCTTCCCGGACACATCACCATCAGTATCTAACCCTCCATCGCtataaaacatgcatacatTATAAACACTATTATCTCATTTATGAGACCAACCTTTATCACAAAATTAGTGTTCCTCTTCCAATtttgatttgacaaaattacTTGCATAACAGGGCTCATCCTACCAGGCGACTTAGGCGATTAAGTCGCCCTGCCCGCGGCAACTTCGCTATTTTCTAAGATCAAAGCGAAGTCAACTTCGCCGACTTTTTCAAAGATCAAAAAGTCGATATCGCTAAGAACTAACGCTTGTCAAAACAGAGCGACTCCGCCTCCCGCCTGTCAGCTCGATTGACAAACAGCCAATCGTGTTAAACCTAGTAAATATGCTCCATTGACTTCAGCCAATGAGAacgcttgttttattcaatcgaGGCACGTGTTTGCACCATTGACTTTGTGTACATGTGCTACGTCATCgatgtaataaaattgtaaggGATTAATTTTTACACTTGCCgatgtttgtaaatgtcaattagTGCCAATTAGGATTTATACTTTATGACAATAGCGGTTTAAACGATGTGCACTGATGACAAATGAACTTAATTGGATGTGATTATCGCGAAGTTAGCGAGAAGGGCAAGCGCAAATCACAGTTCcaggtttgttgttttttttatttcagaaatgcttccattatttttttttcttcgaacGGTTCACATCAATATTCTATATACGAGATATTTTGGATTCTGTTGAATAGTAATCATGCTTTCTACGTGGCTTCTGCGGGATTCCCCAGGCCTGAAACGTAAAGCTGACGGTGTTGAAAGTGATGACATGATCGACAGTTCAAAtaagaaatcattcaaaaagtcaaattatcaaaataatttcagttggtACAACGAAGATGCAGATAAAAATTGGCACTGCGAAGTTTGTAGAGGTGCTAAGTTGGACAACGCCTACGCCCGTGGACATGACCAACCAGCAAAAACAACCAATCATCAGAGACATGGCTGgtgtaagtatttattaaaacaatagaagcaT
Coding sequences within:
- the LOC128210024 gene encoding uncharacterized protein LOC128210024, which gives rise to MLSTWLLRDSPGLKRKADGVESDDMIDSSNKKSFKKSNYQNNFSWYNEDADKNWHCEVCRGAKLDNAYARGHDQPAKTTNHQRHGWSNQHKATLEKTVLSSQEPMKKIVLAKLSKDDKLGVKLLKTAYHLAKRELPKVEFQYHLQLAGAIGADLG